The genomic region TGGCTGAGAAACCCATGATGCTGTCCCATCACATTTGGGAATATGGTCCTCAACGTATCCCCCGCTCGGACTGTGTCGCGAAATCCCAAATCCGCCTGTTTTGATCCTTGCGCAACCAAAGGGTTGGTGGCCAGGACTTAGGATGCGGAAAACCCATGGGGCCACCTTCAGTGACTCGTTGCGAAGCTCAATGTTAGAGGGCACGGGGCCGGAACCCGCCAGAACCCCTGTCGCGGGCTTGTCGGGATGGCCAGGCGAAGCTTGGAACACTTCTCGGCACAGAGTTTCGCCGACAGCGGCTGTGCTCACTCATCACTGAGTCGCGCCAAGGTCCATGCCTGTACATATCTGTCAGCGGCATTGGCGAGTATGTGCGCAGAATGCGGAGCAGAATTACCGCTGGTGTCGGGAATACCCAACGCCAATGAAGAAACGCTACCCAACGCCTTCTGTGTTAGGCTACCCAGGGTGCCCGCACCGAGACACCCGTCCTCTGAAATACAATACAGTACATCAAGTGAAACGCGTCCAAACGAGTAATCTTGAAGCCGACTGCATCAGCGTCACAGTCAATTCAGGAAAGCCTGTTAGTGGCAGGATCATGGAACAGGATGCATATTGTGCACGTCTGAGGATAATCATCGTGGTATCGGGAATGTCCGCTATTTAGGCGGGCGTGTTCGAAAGCTGCGGACTGAATGGTATGTATGCGGGGTTGGTCAAAACGAATGGCCTTCACAACGTTGGAGGGATGGGCCTTGGATGTGTCGGAGTTTGAGATACACAGATCGGGCAAGGTCAGCTGGATATAACCAGAGGTGTGTTGATGCTTGTTGTCTACTTGACAGAGACAGCGGCCTCGGTGGCCGCGGGTTTGAGGTGCTTGCCGGCGTTGGGAGTACCCTTAAGGCgcgaggtggtgggggaggagCTCTTCTTGTTGACCGCGATGCGGAGCTTCTTCGTCGAAGAGACCTTAGCGACAAGGGGATCGACGTTGACCTGACGACCTATGCTGTCTCCGAGGGTCTTGGCGGACGGCTCCATCTTCGAGATGGGCTTGTCGCCCTTCTTGTTAATGATGGCGTTAGTAGGCTTCTCAGTCTTGCCGTTGGAGTCCGTCTGTTCTGGTCAGCACCAAGCTCCACCTGGTCTCAGTGGGCTCGACTTACACGCATGTGACCAAACTTCTGCGACAGCTGGTCAATGGTGATAACTTCTACAGGGGACTTCGTGGGGCTCGAGAGGGAGCCAGAGAAGTGATGAAGGCTGCCCTGGCCGGGACTGCCACTGACTTGGACCATGGGGACAGAGGAAGTACGGTTGCGCCAGTTGGCACTCGCGTCAGCCTTGGAGGTGGCGCTCTGGTGAAGGGCGTTGAACTTGGAGCCCGTAGGAACAATCTCGCAGGGAATGCTGCCGAGAGCGGTAGCGTTGGGCGACTTGGGGACACGGACATTGAAGACCGAATTGGTGACGGGATCGACTAGAGCAAGCGAGACAAAGTCGGAGAGGTTGTGATTCTGGTCAGCGGGGCCCTGCCAGGTAGCCATGCTGGCCGAGTGAATGGCGCTGTCGATGCCGAAAAAGGGGACTGGCGGAGGAGAGCCCGGAATGGGAGCGAGAGGCTTGCCAATGCCAAGCTGCGAGCGGATATCCACCTGCGAACGGTGCTGGTTGGACTGGGGTGAGTTTGTTCGGCGTCACGACATACGTTGGtaggaggaaggagaagctcaGGGTTCAGGTTAAGCTTGCTGCTGTCCATGCTTGAGCCCTTCTTCTGGCCGGTGACCTGGGTAGGGTCACGGACCATAATGGGGGGCTTGACGGAGGAGAGTGAACTCGACGAGCTAGGAGGGTAGTCAGACAGGCCCTCTGTCGAGAGATAGCTCGAGCCAGACGTGGTCCGGTTAGTCGAGTCCGAGGGAATGCGGGAGGTACGAGAGGTCGAATCGGACTTGCTCGTGGTGGTCAAGGTCACGGTGGAGTTGGCAGCGCGGATGCCAAAGACGTGCGTCATGTATGAAGACTGGTCCGCGACAGTGGCATCAACGCCGCTGTGAATGTTAGTGGTGGACGGTACACCCACGTACCTGGGGTTGCGAGCAtagggaagggagaggggacCATGGAGGGTAGGGATGGGGCGCTCACGCGCACCGGCGACAGGACGACCATGCTTGAACTTCTTGAGCTGCTTCTGGCGCCAAGTTGAGAGGTGAACAACTTCGTCAGCGCCACCCTTCTCCGAATTGAGGCCATCGTTGACGTCAGCCTTGACGGCAACGGCGTGGCTGGCCTTGGCAGCAAGCATCGCGGGCGAGGGGCGAGAAGGCGAGCGGTCGAAGTCATCGTCGAGAaggcgctggcggtggtggaCATACGATATGGGCTGCGGACCGAGGAAGATGTCCATagacgccgagctgccgcTGTTGTTGACGGAGGGCGTGCTGAAGGAGCGGTCGCCCGACGACTCGGTGTTGGTCGGAGTCTCGAAGAGGTTTCCCGGAAGGGGACGGATGTACTTGACTGAGTAAGGggtcgagctggcgaccgacgacgcgaGGAGTGGAAGGCGAGACTCGGTCGAAAGGTCGTCCGAGGTGTCtggaaggggaggaagatAGGGACTAGAGGGGGGttggagggaaggtgagagGGGTTGACTAAACAGGTCAGCTCGTAGATGGAAAGAAGGGAAGGGTGGTGGCAGTGCCGGTCGCAAAGACTTACAGAGCGTTGCTGTCGCTCACGACGCGGCGCTGATCCGTCGTGCCGACGCTACGCGTGGCTTTGAGGGTGGGGGAGCTCTTAGGAGTGGTCATCTTGTCAAAGGTATAAGAGGAAGGTGAACGAGTCGGGGTTCCAGTACCGTCTAGGACCGAGTTGGCTATGTACAGAAAGGGTGTGAGCAAGGTGTCTGCGATGGTCCGAGGCATAGCCTAGCGGTGGGTCATTGACCGTGTGGGAGATATGGGGTTGGGGGATCTGTAAGATATAGTGATGTTAATGAGTGGAGGACAAGTGGTGGGGACAAgggtggggaaggtggtaAGTAGTAGGCTGAAGAGATGAGAGTTGatgagaagaagagagatGATTAGGTGGACTGGTTATAAGGTTATATTGAGGAGACGGATGGTGTGGGGGTAGATGGTCAGAACCGAAGGAAGGCATCCAAGGAGGTTACTGGGCAGCATGGGCAGTCGATTGAGCGATCAACTTTGCGATTCAGTCACCCCCATCGTTACTACCGTGGCCAGTGGCATGGTatcgaggaaggttggtCAACGTCAAATTGGTAACAGGTGGGCGACCTCCACTTAGACCCCACTACTTCATAACAAATCAATGAGATTAGGATCGTATTAAATTATTGTCAAGAATAcatcgacctccactttacatgttgggtggcaacgGGATCAAAAAGATTTAGGATCTGTGTTGCTCAGTAGTATGGAGGGAATGGTCACCCGAGCCATCTAAGCTGTTGACTTGGACATTGCAACTCACAACGACACGCTCCACCTGCCCACCATGGTCAAGTCTCGCTCCATGCGAGGCATCCTAGTCACGGACAACCTGCCGCAGCTCCAGAACCTCGTCAAGGTGAGTGTCCTACTCTGCccagctcacaccagcgTGACCCCGTCGCGTACAAGGAGGAGTTCATGATCCAGTACAACCACTACCTCTCGCTCCTGCGGCTTCAGACTGTTGCGCCGGCTGCGGGATCGTCAAATGACAAGACGACTGACAGCTTCGAGGACCTCATTACCTTTGTCTCGCAGTGCGCGCAGTGCTATCCCAAGATCACCGAGGACCTGCCGAAGCAGCTGAGCGCCATGCtgctcggcaaggacggGTTCATGATGCTCAAGGGCGACACGCGCGAGACCGCTGTGCGCAACCTCGTCATGTTACGCAACAAGGACGTCATCGACTCCATTCAGTGAGCTCCTGTGTCCAGCATGGTAGCTAACGCCAGGCTTCTCCAGACGCTCCTTCCCCTGCTCCCGCACGCCGGGCGCGACCTCCGCCAGACTATCCGGAGAACCATCCTCACCGACCTCAAGACGTCGAACCTGAAGGCCAAGAACCACCGCCTCAACCGCGTCGTGCAGGGCTTACTCTTCGGCATGATCGAGAGCGGCATGGGCGCCGAGGTGATCGGcaacaagggcaagggcaagagcAAGGAGACGGGCGGCGAAGCGATGTGGGCCGTCATGATGGTGCGCGAGCTGTGGCGCAAGGGTGTGTGGACGGACTCCAAGACTGTGTCCATTGCCGCACTCGCAGCGTTCCACCCCAACACCAAGGTGCAGTCTGCGGCGCTGCACTTCTTCCTTGGctcggacgcggacgcggatcgcgaggacgacagcgacgacgaagacACGGTCGCAAACGCCCGGCGAGACCTCAAGGGCGCACAACATCGCGCTGGGATCAATAAGGACGGGAGGAAGCGGCAGCGCCaggtcgagaagctcaACAGGGCCACGAGCAAGGCGAGGAAAGATCGCGCGACTCAAGTTTCTGTCAACTTCCCCGCACTCGAGCTCCTGAACGACCCGCAGACATTCGGCGAGAAACTCTACGATAACCTCCACAAACACGGTTAGTCAAGCTACGTCACGTGTAATGgaagctgacgacagacaAACAGTACTCGCTCGAGCACAAGGTGCTTATCATGCAGCTGCTCTCGCGCGTCATGGGCGTGCACAAGCTCTGCATCCTGGGCTTCTACACCTACATTATCAAGTACCTCACCTACCACCAACTGCAGGTCACGCTCATCCTggttgcgctcgcgcagtCGGTGCACGAACTCACGCCTCCCGACGTGCTCACGCCGGTTAtccgcaagctcgcgcaggaGTTTGTGCACCCCGGTgttggcgccgaggtgATCGCTGCCGGTATCAATGCGATCCGAGAGGTGTGCCGTCGTCAGCCGTGGTgcatggaggaggaccttCTGAGCGACCTGATCGAGTACAAGAAgtccaaggacaagggTGTCGCGACTGCCGCAGGTGGTCTTCTACAGCTCTTCCGCGAGGTGAACCCCGGTATGTTGCGTAAGCGCGACCGTGGAAAGACGGCAACCATGGGCCTTATCGACGGCCAGGTCGCCGCGTACGGCTACTCCAAAGTCGCGGCGGAGGGCATCGAGGGCCTGgagcttctcgacgagcacTTTGCTGCGATGCGCAAGGAGGCGAACGGCGGGGTcagcgatgacgaggcggcgttcgacgaggaggacgagggcggctgGGACAACTTTGAGGTCGAgtcggactcggactcggactccGAGGGCGGGTGGATGGACGTCGTGtcggacggcgacgacgacattgtcATGTCTGActcagacgacgacgagcccaaggccaagaagcggAAGACCAAGGCTaaggacgaggccgaggaggaggacgacgacgccaagtCTGTCGCCTCCACATCGACTACAGCTACCGAAGCGAAGAAGTTATCGCTGCTGGCGCAGCAGAAGATCCTCACGCCTGCCGACTTTGCGCTGCTCAACGAGCTGCGACTCAAGGCCGCACAGGATGCGGTCGAGAAGGGTGGCGGTTcggcggccaagcgcaagcttGCACAGCTCGAGGCAGCCAAGCGCAGCacgacggccgaggagcagtCGCGTTTCCTgaccgagggcgagatTCTCGGCGTTCGCAAGCGCTCCAAGATGACGTACGAGGAGCGCATGGAGCACATTGCCAAGGGGCGCGAGGGACGCGAGAAGTTCGGTTcgctcaagggcaagaagaacaaggagaaggcgtcTTCGAGCACGAACCGCGAGAAGGCGCGCAACAAGCCCCTCATGATGGCAGTGCATTCGAACAAGGTCGTgcagaagaagaaggcgagTCTGCGCGACAAGCAGATACGTCTTCGTGCTTCCATCGAGAAGCAGAAGAAGATGAAGCACTAGAGATAGACGATAGAGGGTTTGGTATTTGGATGTACTCGTATTTGCACATTGGTTGACTTTCGGCCCGTGACATGCTGGATGCGGAATGCGATGACATAAGCTAGTAATGTTCGGAGCCAAGTTGTGACATCCATCCATCGCCtatccctcctcctcatgcGCCTCAAACCCATCTTTGCCCTCATGTCACTAGCTCTCGCAATCCCCCGTGTGCTAGTATACACACGCACCCTGGGATATAGACACGACAGCATCCCGACGGCGATTGCAACATTGAGCAGCAATGGGCCGACACACAGCATCGAGTTCGAGTTCACTGAGTGCGTCTGCCCTTGAGGAGCTGACCAAAGGGACCCCACGCAGTTTGCAGACGAAAACCTCAGCCGTTTCGACGGGATCATGTTCGTCAGCACGAGTGAGGAGGTATTGAATGGGCCGCAGCAGGACGCGATGGCGCGATACCTCCGTTCTGGCGGGGTATATGTTGGCGTACACAGTGCCAGTGCGTGCTTGTACAATGACACCGTGTATTTACAGGCTGTTGGAGGTGAGTCTGGTACGGtgggtggggatgggggggggggggggggggggggggggggggagggggagtTGGAGAGGGACGGGGGTGGGttggagagggggaggagaagtTGGAGAGAGGCAAGTCAGATGTTGAGGGGAGGATAAGGCAGAGGAGAGTGCTAGAAgagagctgacatcagcaTACTTTGACTACCACCCCTCTCTACAGCCAGCTGTGCGTCCACCTCTTCCATGTTGACGCCAGACCTTCATCCGCCTTACCTCGCACCCCGCAacttcccccctccccgacCGCTGGACCTTCACTGAAGAAGTATATTACTGGCGACAAGACCCGCGCAACCAGAGCGCGACGATCCTCCTAACAGTCGAAGAAGGGAGTTATATCAACGACGCAGCGTCCACTGGGAACTATACTTTCGGGAGTCCGCATCCTATTGCGTGGTTTATCGAGAACCCGCAATATGGAGGAAAGGTGGGGAGGTCGTTTTATACTTCCCTGGGACATACGAATGAGAGTGAGTGGATCCTAGTAAATGGGAGTGCGCGCCAGTTGCCTTGTTCCGATGCCGCTAACCCAAGCGTGGAACGACGGGATCTTCATCGCGCACGTGTTTGGCGGTCTCAAATGGGCTCTTGATGGGGCTACGACGCGCGCTTATGGCGCAGGAGTAGTAGGTAACAACGACACGGTAGCGAATGTGTCGGGCTCTGTGAGTGGGACtagcgcggcggcgagtaCCAGTGCGAGTCCCGTGTCTCCATCTGGCCCAGCTTCCCAACCTAGCTCTGGTGCACAAGGTCTCAGCGTCGCCAGCGCAGCGATCGCTGCAGCCGCCGGCCTGCTGACAATCTTGTGATCACTTTGCTCTACCTCCTGTACTCTTTATGCGATGCAACAACCGGAATGTTCTACTACACTACTCTTTTACTTGTAGTACTTGGGCGGGACGAAGGGCATGGGACGGATGGAAGCGGGGCGGAGCTTCTTGCGGATCTCAATCTGCACGGGCGTACCCTTCTTGTGCTGTCCGTTCTTGACGTAGCCCATAGCAATGTTGGTGCCCATGGTAGGCGAGGGGATACCAGAGGTAATGACGCCAATCTCGTTACCGGCCTCATCGAAGACCTTGgcgccctcgcgcgccggcgcgcccgGAACCTCGAAGCcgacacggcggcgcgagggtccgtccttgagctcggcgaggatgcgcgATGAGCCGGGGAACGAGCCCTCGGTGCGACGGTCCTTGCTGACAAGCCAGGCCAGGCCGCCCTCGATCGGCGAAATGCTCTCGTTCAGGTCGTGGCCGTACAGGCACatgccggcctcgaggcggagcgagtcgcgcgcgccaagaCCAATAGGCCAGACGTCGGGAACAGCGAGAATCTGCTCGGTGATGCTGACTGCCGACTCGGGAGGAATCGAAACCTCAaacccgtcctcgccagtGTATCCGCCGCGGGCAAGGTGACAACGcaccttgtccttgccaaTCTCGGCGTACATGCTCTGCCCGAACTTGAGGGCCGAGAGGTCAGCGTCCGTGAGCTTGGAGAGagcctcggccgccttggGACCCTGAAGCGCAACAAGACCCCAACCATCGAGAATCTCCCAGGTGACCGCTTGGTCCGGGTGCTCCTTGTTCCaggcctcgagcttggcgctAAAGTgcgccttgtcctcgtccgcgcgACCGGCGTTGGTCACAGTGTACCACTTGGagccgtcctcggcgtgcTTGGTAAGGATCAggtcgtcgatgatgcCGCCGTTGTCGTTGAGCAGCACAGAGAGGGACGAGCCGTTCAGGGCGATCTTGTCGAGCGAGGTAGGGGTCAGGCTGCTAAGGAAGGCCTGGGCACCGGGGCCGCTGAAGATGTGCTGCACCATGTGTGAGACGTCAAACAGGCCGGCGCCGGTCCGGACGTGGTTATGGGCAGCGACTGCGGTCAGCGGTGCTGGGAATGCCGGGAGACAAAATCACGGGGCACAGTCAGGCTGCAACCATGAAGTGAaagtcgcgctcgcgacaGGGGCCGACTACCGTGGTTACCAGGCCCACCCCATCGCGTTGCTCGCCGTTCGTCCGATTTCCTCCTACTCTGTAGCACTCACCCTGCCCGACATCGCCGTACGAGAGCGGCATGTCGTACCCGGCAAACGGCACCATCTTGGCCCCACGGTCGACATTGAGCTGGTACAGCGGGGTGCGCTTGTTCTAAGGTTAGTCGGGACCTAAGGGTGTGTTTTGGTTCGGGTGCTCGCGGCCTACGGGGTGCagcgaggcggagaaggcgaggaagagggacATTTGAAGAGAAGGAAGTACTCCGCCCAGAtctcctcgctcgccatGTGGACGCGGGGGTtcccgctcctccacccacaCCTCGATCCCCCAATGTGGCACTCACCTCGTAGACGGGTGCGCTGGTGGCCAGGCcgcggaggacgaggcggccggCACGGGAAGTAGTGCGGAGAGAGGTAGCCGTACGCGAGAGCATGATGAGAGGTGAGGTGGGAAGAATGGGAGAAATGGGCGGCGGGGATATGTATATCAGCTTGCTGGGTAACTTGGTGCAAGCTCTCTGAGTGGGCAGTCGGTATGGAGGCATTGGGTGGAGGTACGGATTGGTACACGGGTGGGAACCGTAACCCGGCTACGTCAATTTCCAAACTCACGTGCCTTATTTTCCAAGAACTCTCAACAAGTTCCAACACGGAGCTCAGAGTGTCCAACATTTTCAGAGCCCATGATATGGCGCAAGGACAAGTCCAAAGCTATATCCAAGAGGTTATCCAAGATCCTATATGTATCTGACCAGGGGCCATGGTTCAGCTCATCCTCAAACAAGCTCACGACTCGGTGCCACTAGAGGTCATCTCCCCATAAATCCCCTTACTTCCGCAGCCAGCTCAAACACCATTTGCTCACCCTCTAATCCCCACCCAACGGCCTACTCATGCTGCTGACATGCGGCCACGAGTTCATGCTAAAGAATGTGCTAATACTAGTGAAGAAGACTTAATAACAAACGGCGAGTATAGGGACTGTGGTAACCAACGCCACGGGAAAAGTCTGTACAGACAACGAGACGGGGTATCGGGTATCTGTGGTGCAAAGGAAATGTGTGCAATGGTGTCGACGTGAGAACAGCTGTGCAGATGGAGATCGCGAGGGAGAGCGAGAGTGAGAGAACTGGACGGACTGGACGAGATTAAGTGCAATGAACGAGATCGACCAGACAACGTCACACAATCTAGATGCCACCGTCGAGAACGCcgcgcacgtcgtcgacgccagcaAGGTCCGACAGGAAAGGACACAGGTCGGTGAGCTCGGTGTCGTGAGGGTCGTTGAACCAGGTCGAGACCGGGACAGCATTGTTCGGGTGGAAAATGTACGACGCCGGCGAGTTGTCAATGATAATCGACTTGTCAATGTCACGGCCGAGCTGCGACAGGTCCTTAACATAGTTGCCCTTGTGGTTGTAGCAGCTCTCGCGGAAGAGACGGTGCCTCACGACtcggccgacgtcgagcatgtcgaggACTGGGTCGGCGTACTTGCTCAACGACGCGGTGAAGACGACGACTTCGTAAATCTTGCCCATCTCGGTGAGGAAGTGGTCCACGCCTGGACGCTTGATAACATAGACGTTGTGCGTCTGCGACTCGATCTCAACAGGGACAATGTAGTCGGCAGATGGTAACATCTTGAAGCTTGAGTGCAAGAgcgtctcgtcgaggtcgaggaccaGACACTTGCGATCCTTATCGATGCCGCTGAGTGCTGGCAACAACGGTGCAGGGTTGCCATTCTGGACGTCAGCTCAGACGCTCACACCGACAACACAAGGCCAAAGctcacctcgtcgatcGGGATGCCAATACCGCCCTGCGCGATCAGGcggtcctcgtcatcctcgtaatcgtcgtcgctgtaGAGCATCTCCTGGTGTCCGCTCTCGTCGATGCCGTCTTCGCTCAAGTCTGTGAAGCCACcgctcgactcggccttgcccgcctcgccctgctGTGCCGCCAGATGTTGTTCAGACTCAGAGCGATGGAGCATGTGTTGGTGGAGGATCTCGCCTCCAGAGCCCGGTGCTTGTACAGCACCCGAAGTAAGGCCGGCAGTCTGGGAATTGTCAGCACACGTACATGCGGTGTGATTGTGAAAAACGGGGCGTCGAGTTGTCAGAAGAGCACAcactcacctcctccagtGGGGGGACGGTTGGCTCGGTACCACCACCCAGAACGACAGAGTCACCGCCGCGCGTTGGTGTAACGGGCGACTCAGCGGCTGCATCAGATGCGGAGCCTGTGCCAGGCGTTGCGACCACCGGGCTCTCAGACTTGGCGGCTGAGGGAGCATCCGTCTTGGCAATTGTAGCAACAGTGGCAGCACCTGCGACAGTAGCAGccccggcggcggcagcggtCTTGGCACCTCCGGACGCAGATGGGCCAGTCGAGGTCGTTCCCTTGGTCGCGGAGGTTGCACTGGCAGAAGTGCCAGCAGCAACGTTTCGGTTTGCGCCCGCGGGGGCGACCTTGGGGGGCGGCACGTCGTCAAACTCGTCCGACGACATACAGCCGAGAGCGACA from Cutaneotrichosporon cavernicola HIS019 DNA, chromosome: 2 harbors:
- the SDA1 gene encoding uncharacterized protein (SDA1) encodes the protein MVKSRSMRGILVTDNLPQLQNLVKRDPVAYKEEFMIQYNHYLSLLRLQTVAPAAGSSNDKTTDSFEDLITFVSQCAQCYPKITEDLPKQLSAMLLGKDGFMMLKGDTRETAVRNLVMLRNKDVIDSIQLLQTLLPLLPHAGRDLRQTIRRTILTDLKTSNLKAKNHRLNRVVQGLLFGMIESGMGAEVIGNKGKGKSKETGGEAMWAVMMVRELWRKGVWTDSKTVSIAALAAFHPNTKVQSAALHFFLGSDADADREDDSDDEDTVANARRDLKGAQHRAGINKDGRKRQRQVEKLNRATSKARKDRATQVSVNFPALELLNDPQTFGEKLYDNLHKHDKQYSLEHKVLIMQLLSRVMGVHKLCILGFYTYIIKYLTYHQLQVTLILVALAQSVHELTPPDVLTPVIRKLAQEFVHPGVGAEVIAAGINAIREVCRRQPWCMEEDLLSDLIEYKKSKDKGVATAAGGLLQLFREVNPGMLRKRDRGKTATMGLIDGQVAAYGYSKVAAEGIEGLELLDEHFAAMRKEANGGVSDDEAAFDEEDEGGWDNFEVESDSDSDSEGGWMDVVSDGDDDIVMSDSDDDEPKAKKRKTKAKDEAEEEDDDAKSVASTSTTATEAKKLSLLAQQKILTPADFALLNELRLKAAQDAVEKGGGSAAKRKLAQLEAAKRSTTAEEQSRFLTEGEILGVRKRSKMTYEERMEHIAKGREGREKFGSLKGKKNKEKASSSTNREKARNKPLMMAVHSNKVVQKKKASLRDKQIRLRASIEKQKKMKH
- a CDS encoding uncharacterized protein (Trehalose utilisation); this translates as MRLKPIFALMSLALAIPRVLVYTRTLGYRHDSIPTAIATLSSNGPTHSIEFEFTEDPTQFADENLSRFDGIMFVSTSEEVLNGPQQDAMARYLRSGGVYVGVHSASACLYNDTVYLQAVGAYFDYHPSLQPATFIRLTSHPATSPLPDRWTFTEEVYYWRQDPRNQSATILLTVEEGSYINDAASTGNYTFGSPHPIAWFIENPQYGGKVGRSFYTSLGHTNETWNDGIFIAHVFGGLKWALDGATTRAYGAGVVGNNDTVANVSGSVSGTSAAASTSASPVSPSGPASQPSSGAQGLSVASAAIAAAAGLLTIL
- the GCV1 gene encoding uncharacterized protein (The glycine cleavage system catalyzes the degradation of glycine) produces the protein MLSRTATSLRTTSRAGRLVLRGLATSAPVYENKRTPLYQLNVDRGAKMVPFAGYDMPLSYGDVGQVAAHNHVRTGAGLFDVSHMVQHIFSGPGAQAFLSSLTPTSLDKIALNGSSLSVLLNDNGGIIDDLILTKHAEDGSKWYTVTNAGRADEDKAHFSAKLEAWNKEHPDQAVTWEILDGWGLVALQGPKAAEALSKLTDADLSALKFGQSMYAEIGKDKVRCHLARGGYTGEDGFEVSIPPESAVSITEQILAVPDVWPIGLGARDSLRLEAGMCLYGHDLNESISPIEGGLAWLVSKDRRTEGSFPGSSRILAELKDGPSRRRVGFEVPGAPAREGAKVFDEAGNEIGVITSGIPSPTMGTNIAMGYVKNGQHKKGTPVQIEIRKKLRPASIRPMPFVPPKYYK
- a CDS encoding uncharacterized protein (catalytic domain of ctd-like phosphatases), with translation MSTASGVAPSSLSTPPADTTLAASTIIPVEPTTPPTPTTAASATAPVTDATPTPNAEAMSASQAAPAPAPAAKATTEAASAAGASTGAQATSSSTPSATRSDAPATNAKPASSSRASDEKGPAPRSTKPAHKKRRKRGGLAGLFVALGCMSSDEFDDVPPPKVAPAGANRNVAAGTSASATSATKGTTSTGPSASGGAKTAAAAGAATVAGAATVATIAKTDAPSAAKSESPVVATPGTGSASDAAAESPVTPTRGGDSVVLGGGTEPTVPPLEETAGLTSGAVQAPGSGGEILHQHMLHRSESEQHLAAQQGEAGKAESSGGFTDLSEDGIDESGHQEMLYSDDDYEDDEDRLIAQGGIGIPIDENGNPAPLLPALSGIDKDRKCLVLDLDETLLHSSFKMLPSADYIVPVEIESQTHNVYVIKRPGVDHFLTEMGKIYEVVVFTASLSKYADPVLDMLDVGRVVRHRLFRESCYNHKGNYVKDLSQLGRDIDKSIIIDNSPASYIFHPNNAVPVSTWFNDPHDTELTDLCPFLSDLAGVDDVRGVLDGGI